Proteins encoded in a region of the Prochlorothrix hollandica PCC 9006 = CALU 1027 genome:
- a CDS encoding RNA-guided endonuclease InsQ/TnpB family protein encodes MKVRYQYRIYPTLQQVKGLNQLFGCCRVVYNDALAIVRSVPQGEKWPSNAELQKLVITQGKKTAEREWLADVSVVPLQQSVQDLGAAFKNFFESRSGKRKGPKVGFPRFKKKLNQQSARFVRTGFSLKGNKLELAKLGRFKVKWSRPLPSEPSSVTIIRNTAGQYHASFVVEIGPINIEPLRPSIGVDLGIKTFAFLSTGDRVESPRYNRLDRKTRRFQRKLARQVKGSKRREKTRLRLAKLKLKTANIRKDFLHKTTTQLVHENQVVVLEDLAVKNMLGNRKLARAISQQGWGTARTLCEAKANMVNDREVRIISRWEPTSQICSDCGFRWGKVDLSVRSILCVSCGTEHDRDGNAAKNIEKSGLGLTQDSKWTKNGRKTRMSGNPTALSSQPYSEQLGLFA; translated from the coding sequence ATGAAAGTACGATACCAGTACCGAATTTATCCGACACTGCAACAGGTCAAAGGGCTGAATCAGCTTTTTGGGTGTTGCCGAGTTGTGTACAACGATGCCCTGGCGATTGTGCGGTCAGTGCCGCAGGGCGAGAAATGGCCCAGCAATGCTGAACTGCAAAAGCTGGTGATCACTCAGGGCAAAAAGACGGCTGAACGGGAATGGTTGGCCGATGTGTCAGTCGTGCCCTTGCAGCAGTCGGTTCAGGATTTAGGTGCTGCCTTCAAGAACTTTTTTGAGAGCCGTAGCGGCAAACGAAAAGGGCCAAAGGTGGGCTTCCCTCGGTTCAAAAAGAAGCTGAACCAACAGTCGGCACGATTTGTTCGGACGGGATTCTCCCTCAAGGGCAATAAGCTTGAACTGGCCAAATTAGGCCGCTTCAAGGTGAAGTGGTCAAGGCCACTGCCCTCTGAACCTAGCTCTGTGACCATTATCCGTAACACGGCTGGACAATACCATGCCAGCTTTGTCGTGGAGATTGGTCCCATCAACATTGAGCCACTACGGCCCTCGATTGGGGTAGATCTAGGCATCAAAACCTTTGCCTTTCTCAGCACAGGTGATCGGGTAGAATCCCCTCGATATAATCGGTTAGACCGCAAGACGCGACGGTTTCAGCGTAAGCTGGCCCGCCAAGTTAAAGGGTCTAAGCGTCGCGAAAAGACTAGGCTGCGCCTTGCAAAGCTGAAGCTAAAAACAGCCAATATCCGAAAAGACTTTCTGCACAAGACCACGACCCAGCTAGTCCACGAAAATCAAGTGGTGGTGTTGGAGGATCTGGCGGTGAAGAATATGCTTGGTAATCGGAAGTTGGCACGGGCCATCAGTCAGCAGGGTTGGGGCACCGCACGAACCTTGTGCGAGGCCAAGGCCAACATGGTTAATGATCGAGAGGTCAGGATCATCAGTCGGTGGGAGCCAACCAGTCAGATCTGTTCCGATTGTGGCTTTCGGTGGGGCAAGGTTGATCTATCGGTTCGTTCCATCCTCTGTGTGAGTTGCGGAACCGAACATGATAGAGATGGTAATGCCGCCAAAAATATCGAAAAGTCTGGGTTGGGGCTAACCCAAGACTCTAAATGGACAAAGAACGGGCGTAAGACCAGGATGTCTGGCAATCCGACTGCTTTGTCTAGCCAGCCGTACAGCGAACAGCTTGGACTATTCGCCTAG
- a CDS encoding RNA-guided endonuclease InsQ/TnpB family protein encodes LKGNKLELAKLGRFKVKWSRPLPSEPSSVTIIRNTAGQYHASFVVEIGPINIEPLRPSIGVDLGIKTFAFLSTGDRVESPGYNRLDRKTRRFQRKLARQVKGSKRREKTRLRIAKLKLKTANIRKDFLHKTTTQLIHENQVVVLEDLAVKNMLGNRKLARAISQQGWGTARTMCEAKANRVNDREVRIISRWEPTSQICSDCGFRWGKVDLSVRSILCVSCGTEHDRDGNAAKSSRKVWGWG; translated from the coding sequence CTCAAGGGCAATAAGCTTGAACTAGCCAAGTTAGGCCGCTTCAAGGTGAAGTGGTCAAGGCCACTGCCCTCTGAACCTAGCTCTGTGACCATTATCCGTAACACGGCTGGACAATACCATGCCAGCTTTGTCGTGGAGATTGGACCCATCAACATTGAGCCACTACGGCCCTCAATTGGGGTGGATCTAGGCATCAAAACCTTTGCCTTTCTCAGCACAGGTGATCGGGTAGAATCCCCTGGATATAATCGGTTAGACCGCAAGACGCGACGGTTTCAGCGTAAGCTGGCCCGCCAAGTTAAAGGGTCTAAGCGTCGCGAAAAGACTAGGCTGCGCATTGCAAAGCTAAAGCTAAAAACGGCCAATATCCGAAAAGACTTTCTGCACAAGACCACGACCCAGCTCATCCACGAAAATCAAGTGGTGGTGTTGGAGGATCTGGCGGTGAAGAATATGCTTGGTAATCGGAAGTTGGCACGGGCCATCAGTCAGCAGGGTTGGGGCACCGCACGAACCATGTGTGAGGCCAAGGCCAACAGGGTTAATGATCGAGAGGTCAGGATCATCAGTCGGTGGGAGCCAACCAGTCAGATCTGTTCCGATTGTGGCTTTCGTTGGGGCAAGGTTGATCTATCGGTTCGTTCCATCCTCTGTGTGAGTTGCGGAACCGAACATGATAGAGATGGTAATGCCGCCAAAAGTAGTCGAAAAGTCTGGGGTTGGGGCTAA
- a CDS encoding ATP-binding response regulator: MDHPDTPMKSILIIEDEPQIQMNLERILELGGYQVFVAGDGQAGLDIAHEHHPNLIVSDIMMPRLDGYGVLAALRQDPIFATTPVILLTAKADRPDLRRGMELGADDYITKPFTPSELLAAVDSRLRKQADQNQVQAQKLGELRTNISRSLPHELNTPLNAILSFTALLLDQVQQPDECSNFNFRM, encoded by the coding sequence ATGGATCATCCGGATACACCGATGAAATCTATCTTGATCATTGAGGACGAACCTCAAATTCAGATGAATTTGGAGCGAATTCTGGAATTAGGGGGATATCAGGTTTTTGTGGCTGGGGATGGCCAAGCAGGCTTGGATATTGCCCATGAACACCACCCTAATTTAATTGTGTCCGATATTATGATGCCTCGCCTGGATGGCTATGGCGTGCTGGCGGCTCTGCGTCAGGATCCGATCTTTGCCACCACTCCGGTGATTTTGTTGACGGCGAAGGCCGATCGCCCCGATCTCCGACGCGGGATGGAGCTGGGGGCCGATGATTACATTACCAAGCCCTTTACCCCCTCTGAACTGTTGGCGGCGGTGGATTCTCGTCTGCGTAAGCAGGCGGACCAGAATCAAGTTCAGGCCCAGAAACTGGGGGAGTTGCGCACCAATATTAGTCGATCGCTGCCCCACGAACTCAACACCCCCCTCAATGCCATTCTCAGTTTCACCGCCCTACTGTTAGATCAGGTGCAGCAGCCGGATGAGTGCAGCAATTTCAATTTTAGAATGTAG
- a CDS encoding sensor histidine kinase: protein MLTFVQDSANRLYHTIQNFLLYTDLELQRGQGRTEDLWQNSAIEFPLAVWEGVALSQADRYDRQPDLVIQIPDATLLIPEFYGRKVLEELVDNACKFSEPGTPIEVVGEVQTDGIRLTVINQGRGMTPEQISQVGAYVQFERRIYEQQGSGLGLAIVQHISTLMGGTLAITSQPLDSGLDADRPCFRTTVTLILPDLQPLPPPAPHDC from the coding sequence ATGCTCACCTTTGTGCAGGATTCAGCTAATCGCCTGTACCACACGATCCAGAATTTCTTGCTCTATACGGACTTGGAATTGCAGCGGGGACAGGGGAGGACTGAAGATCTGTGGCAAAACAGTGCCATTGAGTTCCCCCTGGCGGTGTGGGAAGGGGTTGCCTTGAGTCAGGCCGATCGCTACGATCGCCAACCCGATCTGGTCATCCAGATCCCCGATGCCACCCTCTTGATTCCGGAGTTTTATGGCCGTAAGGTGCTGGAAGAACTGGTGGACAATGCCTGTAAGTTTTCTGAACCCGGTACGCCGATTGAAGTGGTAGGGGAGGTGCAGACGGATGGCATTCGTCTGACCGTGATCAACCAAGGGCGGGGGATGACCCCGGAGCAAATCAGCCAGGTGGGAGCCTATGTGCAATTTGAACGGCGCATTTATGAACAACAGGGCAGTGGCCTGGGGCTGGCGATCGTGCAGCACATTAGCACCTTGATGGGGGGAACCCTTGCCATCACCAGCCAGCCATTGGATTCGGGGCTAGATGCCGATCGCCCCTGCTTCCGCACCACAGTGACCTTGATCCTGCCCGATCTCCAGCCCCTTCCTCCCCCCGCACCCCATGACTGTTAG